Proteins found in one Anopheles aquasalis chromosome 3, idAnoAquaMG_Q_19, whole genome shotgun sequence genomic segment:
- the LOC126574118 gene encoding fatty-acid amide hydrolase 2-A, with amino-acid sequence MKIRRQQLKHKAKELLRSVGNACGACLPATEKRQSKPQPPPTMEPQTKSRARSLVKTALNIGHKFLVLLVRWLSRTIYGEHGKRMPPITNLILMESASSLATKIRTRKLTSVEVMQAFIDRCKEVNPLLNCVVDERFEAALKEAAQADKLIESGTLTVEQLEREKPFLGVPISTKDCIRVQGLLHTSGIWYRRNIRGEKDARAIELMRRAGAIPFALTNVSECCMWWESVNTIHGRSRNPYDANRIVGGSSGGEGCIQAAAASPFGLGSDIGGSIRMPAFFNGIFGHKPSKFIVSNDGQYPEALSEEQQSFLGIGPMCRYATDLKPMLRVIADENAAKLRLDEPVDLKQIKFFYQPNDGGAHLVSPVDLDIRDAMEKVMAHFRATVKAEVKKVTLEKLRQSAPIWFANMKTPAKVGFDAQLRNLDGRINPLVELLKWPFGQSNHTLVGIMTAVTEWSGVQYDTEDYHYNVRQRNLLRDQITELLGDNGVFIYPTHPTVAPYHNEPLIRALNFSYTAIINVLGLPATAVPLGLGREGLPIGLQVVAGVNQDRLCLAVACELERAFGGWVAPEVNA; translated from the exons ATGAAGATACGCAGACAACAGTTGAAGCACAAAGCGAAGGAATTGCTGCGATCCGTCGGCAACGCATGtggtgcctgcctgcccgccaCCGAAAAACGACAATCGAAACCACAACCGCCGCCGACGATGGAACCGCAGACAAAATCACGGGCCCGTTCGCTCGTGAAAACGGCACTGAACATTGGCCACAAATTTCTGGTCCTACTGGTCCGGTGGCTTTCGCGCACGATCTATGGCGAGCACGGTAAACGGATGCCACCGATCACTAACCTTATCCTGATGGAATCGgccagctcgctcgctaccaAAATCCGGACGCGTAAG CTAACGAGTGTTGAAGTGATGCAAGCCTTCATCGATCGCTGTAAGGAGGTGAATCCACTGCTAAACTGTGTGGTCGATGAGCGGTTCGAGGCAGCGCTGAAGGAAGCGGCACAAGCGGACAAGCTGATCGAATCCGGTACCCTTACCGTGGAGCAGCTTGAACGCGAGAAACCATTCCTCGGTGTGCCGATCTCCACGAAGGACTGCATACGGGTACAAG GTCTTCTCCATACGTCTGGCATCTGGTACCGGCGTAACATTCGCGGTGAGAAGGATGCCCGGGCCATCGAGTTGATGCGTCGTGCCGGTGCTATACCGTTTGCCCTTACCAACGTGTCCGAGTGTTGCATGTG GTGGGAAAGCGTTAATACGATCCACGGTCGTTCACGCAACCCGTACGATGCCAATCGGATCGTCGGTGGTTCGAGCGGTGGTGAGGGATGCATTCAGGCAGCGGCTGCATCGCCGTTCGGTTTGGGTTCCGATATCGGTGGATCGATTCGTATGCCAGCCTTCTTCAATGGAATTTTTGGCCATAAACCCTCCAAGTTTATCGTCTCGAACGATGGCCAGTACCCGGAGGCCCTGTCGGAGGAACAGCAATCATTCCTAG GTATTGGACCGATGTGTCGCTATGCCACCGACCTGAAACCGATGCTTCGCGTCATTGCGGATGAAAATGCGGCCAAGCTGCGACTGGATGAGCCGGTCGATCTGAAGCAGATCAAATTTTTCTATCAACCGAACGATGGGGGCGCCCATCTGGTGTCACCGGTCGATCTGGACATACGGGATGCGATGGAGAAGGTGATGGCCCACTTCCGGGCTACGGTTAAGGCGGAGGTGAAGAAGGTGACGCTGGAAAAGTTGCGCCAATCGGCACCGATCTGGTTTGCGAACATGAAAACGCCGGCCAAGGTGGGTTTCGATGCTCAGCTGCGGAATCTGGACGGTCGCATCAATCCGCTGGTGGAGCTGCTCAAGTGGCCGTTCGGCCAATCGAACCACACACTGGTCGGCATTATGACGGCGGTAACGGAGTGGAGTGGCGTGCAGTACGATACGGAGGATTACCATTACAATGTGCGCCAGCGGAACCTACTGAGGGATCAGATCACCGAGCTGCTCGGTGATAACGGTGTGTTTATCTACCCAACCCATCCGACGGTGGCCCCGTACCACAATGAACCGCTGATCCGGGCGCTTAACTTTAGCTATACCGCCATCATCAACGTGCTCGGTCTGCCGGCTACGGCCGTACCGCTTGGGCTGGGCCGTGAGGGGCTACCGATCGGATTGCAGGTTGTTGCGGGTGTCAATCAAGACCGTCTGTGCCTTGCCGTTGCCTGTGAGCTAGAGCGTGCCTTCGGTGGGTGGGTTGCACCAGAGGTGAACGCTTAG
- the LOC126574125 gene encoding sentrin-specific protease 8: MCAQRQSEDVIALNFHESCLRLSDVELLKGPHWLNDQIISFYFEYLEKRVFESEPDLLFVSPEVTQCIRMVSREEVGIFLDPLRATERAFVFFALNDNQAADRAGGTHWSLLVFSRPEKAFYHFDSSHNANVDSARQLVSVLARPLRCPDAQLRTGDCLQQSNGYDCGIHVLCTVDVVTKQIRKSGQVAGVRSARYDVIRSKRDLLLETIVQLGGRIK; the protein is encoded by the coding sequence ATGTGCGCCCAACGGCAAAGTGAGGACGTGATTGCGTTAAATTTTCACGAATCGTGCTTGCGCTTATCGGATGTGGAGCTATTAAAGGGTCCACACTGGCTCAACGATCAAATAATTTCGTTCTACTTCGAGTACCTTGAGAAGCGGGTATTTGAAAGCGAACCGGACCTCCTGTTCGTCAGCCCGGAAGTGACGCAGTGCATCCGTATGGTGTCCCGGGAGGAAGTGGGCATTTTTCTCGATCCCCTCCGTGCCACCGAACGGGCGTTCGTGTTCTTTGCCCTCAACGATAACCAGGCCGCCGATCGGGCCGGCGGTACACACTGGAGTCTTCTGGTGTTCTCTCGACCCGAGAAAGCGTTCTACCATTTCGATTCGTCACACAACGCGAACGTCGATTCCGCGCGCCAGCTGGTCTCGGTACTGGCCCGGCCACTTCGCTGCCCCGATGCTCAGCTACGCACCGGCGATTGCCTCCAGCAAAGCAACGGCTACGACTGTGGCATTCACGTCCTCTGCACCGTGGATGTGGTTACGAAACAGATACGAAAAAGTGGCCAAGTGGCGGGAGTTCGCAGCGCACGGTACGACGTGATACGTTCCAAGCGGGATTTGCTTCTAGAAACCATCGTTCAGCTGGGCGGAAGAATTAAGTAG
- the LOC126574126 gene encoding uncharacterized protein LOC126574126, translated as MVHVQLIGSASLIRCSSSPNLANLLFNVCEDCGKMACLPQSAFAVHKIRQAGQHEKDLTVARLGGDKQSPRYLNKSTLDLTPVKYNGKLMNSIWGLYNRYSPHNFKKNNGSFGGFFGMQQPFAVACSPVENTPAPLPTKEN; from the exons ATGGTGCATGTGCAACTGATTGGTAGTGCGAGCTTGATCCGTTGTTCCAGTTCACCCAATTTGGCGAACTTGCTATTCAACGTCTGTGAAG ATTGCGGCAAAATGGCGTGCCTACCACAGTCAGCCTTCGCCGTGCACAAGATCCGCCAAGCAGGGCAGCACGAAAAGGATCTCACCGTCGCTCGCCTAGGCGGGGACAAGCAAAGTCCGAGATACTTAAACAAGAGTA CTCTCGACCTGACGCCGGTCAAATATAATGGCAAGCTGATGAACAGCATTTGGGGCCTGTACAATCGCTATTCGCCGCACAACTTCAAGAAGAATAATGGATCCTTCGGTGGTTTCTTTGGCATGCAACAGCC ATTTGCTGTTGCATGCTCGCCGGTGGAGAACACCCCGGCCCCCCTACCGACTAAAGAGAACTAG
- the LOC126574124 gene encoding synaptogyrin isoform X1: MDIGGAYGGGKAGGAFDPIAFVQRPIVILRAVCWLFAIIVFGCISSEGWREESNGKEYCIINRDGNACNYAVGIGVIAFLASMGFIAGEYLFEQMSSVKTRKHYVLADLGFSAFWSFLFFIGFCYLTNQWGKADDPPNGEGVNNVQASIVFSFFSIFTWAGCAYFAFLRFKAGVDPSFSSTYESDPSAAQQYSAYPASNDNDQFQEAPFSGQQQQQQQQQQRADYSQPTY, translated from the exons ATGGATATCGGTGGagcgtacggtggtggtaaagCGGGTGGTGCCTTCGATCCAATTGCGTTCGTGCAGCGACCGATCGTCATTTTGCGCGCCGTTTGCTGG CTGTTTGCGATCATCGTGTTCGGGTGCATATCATCGGAGGGCTGGCGGGAGGAGTCGAATGGCAAGGAGTACTGCATAATTAATCGCGATGGCAATGCCTGTAACTATGCGGTCGGTATCGGGGTGATCGCCTTCCTCGCCTCGATGGGCTTCATCGCCGGCGAGTATCTGTTCGAGCAGATGTCCTCGGTGAAGACGAGAAAGCACTACGTGCTGGCCGATCTGGGTTTCTCCG CATTCTGGTCGTTCCTGTTCTTCATCGGCTTCTGCTATCTCACCAATCAGTGGGGCAAGGCGGATGATCCACCGAACGGGGAGGGTGTGAACAATGTGCAGGCTTCCATCGTGTTCTCGTTCTTCTCGATTTTCACCTGGGCCGGCTGTGCATACTTTGCGTTCCTGCGCTTCAAGGCGGGCGTCGATCCGTCCTTCTCGTCGACCTACGAGTCGGATCCGAGTGCCGCCCAGCAGTACTCGGCCTACCCTGCATCCAACGATAACGATCAGTTCCAGGAGGCTCCATTTTccggtcaacagcagcagcagcagcagcaacaacagcgag CAGACTACTCGCAACCAACATACTAA
- the LOC126574124 gene encoding synaptogyrin isoform X2: MDIGGAYGGGKAGGAFDPIAFVQRPIVILRAVCWLFAIIVFGCISSEGWREESNGKEYCIINRDGNACNYAVGIGVIAFLASMGFIAGEYLFEQMSSVKTRKHYVLADLGFSAFWSFLFFIGFCYLTNQWGKADDPPNGEGVNNVQASIVFSFFSIFTWAGCAYFAFLRFKAGVDPSFSSTYESDPSAAQQYSAYPASNDNDQFQEAPFSGQQQQQQQQQQRDYSQPTY, from the exons ATGGATATCGGTGGagcgtacggtggtggtaaagCGGGTGGTGCCTTCGATCCAATTGCGTTCGTGCAGCGACCGATCGTCATTTTGCGCGCCGTTTGCTGG CTGTTTGCGATCATCGTGTTCGGGTGCATATCATCGGAGGGCTGGCGGGAGGAGTCGAATGGCAAGGAGTACTGCATAATTAATCGCGATGGCAATGCCTGTAACTATGCGGTCGGTATCGGGGTGATCGCCTTCCTCGCCTCGATGGGCTTCATCGCCGGCGAGTATCTGTTCGAGCAGATGTCCTCGGTGAAGACGAGAAAGCACTACGTGCTGGCCGATCTGGGTTTCTCCG CATTCTGGTCGTTCCTGTTCTTCATCGGCTTCTGCTATCTCACCAATCAGTGGGGCAAGGCGGATGATCCACCGAACGGGGAGGGTGTGAACAATGTGCAGGCTTCCATCGTGTTCTCGTTCTTCTCGATTTTCACCTGGGCCGGCTGTGCATACTTTGCGTTCCTGCGCTTCAAGGCGGGCGTCGATCCGTCCTTCTCGTCGACCTACGAGTCGGATCCGAGTGCCGCCCAGCAGTACTCGGCCTACCCTGCATCCAACGATAACGATCAGTTCCAGGAGGCTCCATTTTccggtcaacagcagcagcagcagcagcaacaacagcgag ACTACTCGCAACCAACATACTAA
- the LOC126574116 gene encoding kielin/chordin-like protein, with product MKVLILIVATLVVGALCSEQCVPGTTFKEDCNTCRCGENGLKACTRKMCTSVEAVVADEPYARNDNTTTTTNGSNGGSSSSTTESITSADEKEEVAEHTNGQVCTPNEIKMKDCNRCRCANNGIGWFCTRKACPPREKRSTVEHQQEECSPGTTFESEDGCSECICTPDSKAVCTDKPCEARPKRDTNSGAGCTPGTSFKSADGCNDCYCSDDGVALCTLKSCEPKPAPYRRRRRASPAAGKQECVPGTTFKDADGCNDCFCSNDGRAACTLKACEPHPPAYSRRRRSSPTKTACVPGEKKMAADGCNQCTCSNDGLHYACTRLACGPAPGGEGSESVFFKREAPAPPKQECVPGTNFKASDGCNECFCTDDGRAACTLIDCEPHRRSRRTSPPKPELAPSQECVPGSTFKDADGCNDCFCSNDGRAACTLKLCQPNPAPYSRRRRASPTETKIECTPGEKKMAADGCNQCTCSNDGLHYACTRLACAGQGSESVFFKREAPLLPTPQCTPGETRMHEDGCNKCRCTAAGVLACTRKWCDHGNEKNPATVHKREATTELPRSELAPGSPGFSCTPRSSFKYQCNTCVCNDDGKHAGCTFKFCIPGEY from the exons ATGAAGGTGCTCATTTTAATTGTGGCAACACTGGTTGTTGGAG CGCTGTGCTCCGAGCAGTGTGTCCCGGGTACGACGTTCAAGGAGGACTGCAACACCTGCCGATGTGGCGAGAATGGGCTGAAAGCGTGTACGCGAAAGATGTGCACCTCGGTTGAGGCAGTGGTGGCGGATGAACCGTACGCCCGGAACGacaacactaccaccacgactaacggcagcaacggcggcagcagcagcagcactaccgaGTCGATCACTTCCGCCGATGAGAAGGAGGAAGTGGCCGAACATACCAACGGACAGGTTTGCACACCCAACGAAATCAAGATGAAG GATTGTAATCGTTGTCGCTGCGCCAACAACGGTATCGGTTGGTTCTGCACCAGAAAAGCGTGTCCACCGCGCGAGAAGCGATCCACAGTGGAGCACCAGCAAGAGGAATGTTCACCGGGCACCACGTTCGAGAGCGAGGATGGGTGTAGCGAGTGTATCTGCACACCCGATAGTAAGGCCGTGTGCACGGATAAACCGTGTGAGGCGCGCCCAAAGCGTGATACGAACAGTGGAGCAGGCTGTACACCGGGGACGAGCTTCAAGAGTGCCGATGGTTGCAATGATTGCTACTGTTCCGATGATGGAGTCGCTTTATGTACGCTAAAGTCCTGCGAACCAAAACCGGCCCCATACAGGCGTCGACGACGTGCGTCACCAGCGGCAGGGAAACAGGAATGTGTACCGGGCACTACCTTCAAGGATGCCGATGGATGTAACGATTGTTTCTGTTCGAATGATGGACGGGCTGCGTGTACACTAAAGGCTTGTGAGCCACATCCCCCGGCATATAGCCGTCGTCGACGTTCGTCACCAACGAAGACCGCATGTGTTccgggagaaaagaaaatggccgCCGACGGTTGCAATCAATGCACTTGCTCCAATGATGGACTCCATTACGCCTGTACTCGGTTGGCCTGCGGACCTGcaccaggaggagaaggaagtgaGTCAGTGTTTTTCAAGAGGGAAGCTCCGGCACCTCCCAAGCAGGAATGTGTACCGGGGACGAACTTTAAGGCCTCCGATGGATGCAACGAATGTTTTTGCACGGATGATGGACGCGCTGCTTGCACGCTGATAGACTGTGAGCCACACCGTCGTTCTCGGCGAACATCCCCGCCTAAGCCGGAACTGGCACCGTCGCAGGAATGTGTGCCGGGCAGTACCTTCAAGGACGCCGATGGCTGCAATGATTGCTTCTGTTCGAATGATGGACGCGCTGCGTGTACACTGAAACTGTGTCAGCCAAATCCCGCTCCTTacagtcgtcgtcgacgtgcgtcaccaaccgaaaccaaaatCGAATGTACTCccggagaaaagaaaatggccgCCGACGGTTGCAATCAATGCACTTGCTCCAATGATGGACTCCATTACGCCTGTACTCGGTTGGCCTGTGCGGGACAAGGAAGTGAGTCAGTGTTTTTCAAACGGGAAGCTCCATTGCTACCAACACCACAGTGCACCCCGGGAGAAACCAGAATGCACGAGGATGGGTGTAACAAATGCCGGTGTACTGCGGCCGGTGTGCTTGCCTGTACAAGGAAATGGTGCGAtcatggaaatgaaaagaaccCCGCCACGGTTCACAAACGGGAAGCCACTACCGAATTACCACGGTCGGAACTTGCTCCCGGATCACCGGGGTTCTCTTGTACACCGCGTAGCTCGTTCAAGTATCAGTGTAACACCTGTGTCtgcaacgacgatggcaagCATGCCGGGTGTACCTTCAAATTCTGCATTCCCGGAGAGTACTGA